The genomic interval TTTGCTTATATTACTATTGACATCTGGGATAGTTTTACGAGAGCTTAGATTTTGCTCCTTTAATCTTCAGTTGTTTTTTAATCATTTCATTTGGAAGGGGTTTTACTTCATAAGAACTGCTGCAAAAGTGATCTCTATTTAAACCTGTGAAGTGTGAAAATCATCTGCCAAAGCAGATGTACAACGTTTCTCCTGTTAATGTCTCTCTGGCCTTTAATCCTGCCTTTCCAGTTTGTGTGGGCACTGACAGTTAACTCAAGTTTCAATCAAATCTAGACAAATAGGATTTTTGCCTGCCCTACAGTCAGCTACTCAGACAATCAGTGATATTTTTCACACTGTTCAGAGACTCATTAGACCTTTGTTCAGACTGGCTGAGGCACAGCACGGATGTAGAACATGCTCTTTCATAGTCCACCATATTTTTCACAGGCTGAACATTAAGGATTTATAGGCAAAGCCTTTTCCattgtatttgaaaatgaaatctaATTTGCAACTGCACATTTTTGACAAGAACAAAAACATTGAAATGAGATTTGTTTCacaaatgaattaatttaatgCCATTCATTTAATAATACCTAAAATATTGCTAAGCATTTAAATGCAAAGGACTGAAAATTTTAACACTGCATTACTGCTATATGGTATATGTTTTCTGATGAATATTTATCAGtctgcaaagaaagaaatttagtCTGTGAGATCATTTCATGATGGCATACCATGTAAAAGATACTGAACACAGcaattaaatgtaaaattacCAGTGAATTCAGATATTAGACAATGAAAATATAGATGGGAGTAATATCACTACAATGCATTCGAATATTATGGCAACGGGGAGTTAGCTGAGTACTACAAAACACATAGAAAATAGCCAATCACTTCCCCCAAGATCTTGTAATTTAAAAGGGTGAAAAGATATCAGGTTAAATCACAATGGAACTGGGCAAGCAGCAGGAAGGGTAAGGTGAATCTGTTATGAGCATTAAAATCAAATAAGATTGTTTAGATCTACGCTGCTTAAAGTATGATTGCAGCCTGGCCAGATAGAATTAGTACAATGATAAGTAAATGCTTTTTTGACAGTTAAAATCTAAAAAGATTTGGGCTGATTAACTCTCACCCATAAGTACCTCTCAGTGTAAATAAGGGGGTGAAATGCCCTACAGGGGTCAATAGTGGAGCTGCTATTGATTACAGGAAAGCCTAAACACCTCCCAGTCTAACTGCTGGtgtaaataaattaatctccaaattctttattttgtcaTCTCTGTGTCAGTCTTCTTCCAGCTTCCATCTGTGTGCATTCTAGTTTCTTGCAAAAACTTCCTCCACAgacaatgactttttttcccctcggCCTCCCAGAACTCTACGGAGCCTCTCCATGGATTGTTATGTTGTCACACTCATTAGAACTTGAGATGAAACCCATCGAGGTGACTTTACATCATCCCAGAACACCTGGTGCTTTGGCATTTCACATGTCATATGGGTCAAGACATAATAGCATTTCTAATTGTCAGCCACAGGGTGAGACACAAAAATAGcgaaaggagaagggaaatcCCTGGTGGGAGAACTCAAGGTCATTGCTCTGCTCCAGACAGAACTGAGAAACCACCTGAAAGATGTTTTGCCTTTTGTCCTGGATTTCTAATCTCTCATGtattctttcctctctttctttgtcACAAAGTGGGTACATAACATTCTATTCTGTAAATTCTACCACTAGATCCAAGTGTGTATTTCTGGTGGGGTATCTTCAAAAATATAGTTAATTTGATGTATGTCTGTGAGTGTGAGTACACATGTGCAGAGATATGAATGACTGagaaaaacatgtatttgtGGTTCATGTAACTGTgccatggaaagaaaaaagaacttgcCAATACTATCATGACAGTGAACTATCTGGTCAAGGGACACAATTTCCTGCCCAGCAACAGGGAAATTATTCACCTGCTACTGGACTTTAAAGTTTGTAGGACTGGAAGGATTTCAAGGGACCCCAAAAAGCTTATTGACTCCAAAAAACCACGAAAAGGCCAAGTGTGGACTGTAATAATTATGCATACTTCAGTATTTGGAGATATAACAGGAGGTACTTTATCCTACTTCTATGTAAAACACTGAGACACCTGCAGTGGAGTTCAATGCATTTCAGCTCCTGCACTGAGAATTTTGGTCCATGTGGGAAGTGGTGCTAATGGAGTCTGCAGAGAGGAAATGCATCTCACGTGCCACAGTAAGAAGTGTGATATTAGGTCTTTTCACAGTAGCATCTTACTTTTTGAAAAACACCAAATCTGAGTGGGCTTAGAAGTCTGAAAAGCAACTTGTGCAATAAATATCCAGATCTGAGAAGGTAAAAGCATTTGATACACTGCAATAAATTTGATATATATGCTGACTTCATAATACGTTGACATGTATTTTGCATAACCCTAGCCAAATTCTGTGATTTGTCTTGCTCTTGGAATTGGCCAAAATTCACACAGTTTCGGGGAGATAAGTGTTAATAATAATTGAGTAATAAATGTGAAGCTCTCAGGGTTTGTTCTCCATACAACTAACCTGTTGCACttctaaaatgcatttctaagCCTGGCATTTTGGGCTAAATGTCTGTAGAATACCAGGAAGGGAACAAGTCCTGCAGTGACTGCCCTGCTATGTCTCTGGTTGGTGATTAGTGTCAGGGTGACAGGCAGCTTGTGTGTATTCCCAAAAAATCTCCTGTTCCTGTCCTGTGTTCACCAGCAGCATATGGGAACGCTGGAGGCAGTGAGCTCTCTTTCAAGTGTCTGATGTTCTTTGAAAGTTCCTGCAGTGACTCTCTCTGACAAAGTTAGTTTTTACAGTGAGTACCTCTACAGTGAGTTCTGTCTTCCTTCTGCTGGAAGGAAGATCATCCAAATTAATGATTCTCTGAAAAGTGATGTATCATTTAAATGATCTAGTGAAATCCTGAATTTATTCAGATCAATGGCAAAATTCCTATTGACTTAAAAGggaatacatttttcatttatgatTTTCATAGATCAGCCTAGGAAAAGGGAGTATATCTCTTAATGATTGGCTTCTTCTAATATTCTATCTGTATTTTATCCATAAAACCTGTATAAGATGAGAATATTAAGCACACCTAAAGTATGTTGAACAAAATCCTCATGCTACAATATCCCTGGATGCTGTAACTTTTAACTTCTGAAGGCAAACCCaagtttcatatttcttttcctgtaactGGTTAATTACCTCTCTTCCCCCCTAAATTTCCTGGTGTTAATACTTGCCAGATACTGAGTTTCTTGGAACACGCTTAAAACTTTTGGAGTTCAGTTATGTGGCACATCTCTAACCAATAGCCAGGAGACTTTTATGCAGTCAGAAGTAGACATCAATAAATAAAGAGTCAGATCACATCTGATTACTTCAGGAAACATATTAAGAAGGATACTAAACAAAGTTCATCATTTCAGGCTTCATTGCTGGTGAATAGTTTTATCGTTAATAGAGTAAATGGCTAAATAGTTATATAGTAAATAGCTAAACTTGTTATGATGGAAGTGAAATTGGTGGGCTTTTGACAGTGATACTTAAGTTATTACTCAaactatatatttatttttttaacttctggaTGTTGTAAATGGCAGCCCAAGTAGCATTTTCTTGGAAGCAAATGGGTAAAATAATCTAGTATAACCTAGATTATATACCTACTGTATATAAACACAACTAATAAGCATCAAGTGTCATTGTGATACACAGACATATGACTTCTGCCTGATGTGAGTTTATAATATGAGAAATGCTAGAGAGGTTTAGAGAaatcagagggtttttttcaaatgtccATTCTTTCTGACAGAGTTGGACAGAATTGGACGTTTCTCTAGGCAGTTAAACGTTTAACTTCCATTACAATAAGGCCTGAATTTCTAAGTCACCTATAAAAAGGATCTACACCTGTTTTTCTAGGTCTAAGTTAAGTTGGGCCTTTCAGATAATTAGACCAATATTGCACCGAATATGTGGACAATAATGAGTGGAGCAAACCTGAATTATCAAGAAAATAAGATGCCAATCTTTCATCCCAAGTCACTTCTACACTGCCTTTCATGTGCTCAAGCTACATCTCAAAAATGAGGTACAGTTTCCtaatttaattagaaatgtttGCAAGATGTGTTAGTGATAGTGGCCAGACAGATGTGTGTTAGCAAAGTTTTATGAATTCCAGACCTTCATCCTAAACACAAACCCTTTGTCTCATCGAGAacccaaatatattttacacaGGCACTGAAGTTGCAGTGTTAGATACCACAGTTACGCATCAAACACAGGCAGCAGTGAGCATGCAAATGCTGTTTCCAAAGAGAAGAAAGCCTTTTTGAAGGCACCAGAAACTGTCAAagccaaattaaaaattaaaaatccattcTGTGGGCTGCTGACACACTAGGCTGCCTGACAGCCACAGAGCTAGGAAGTTTTAAAAACCTCTCAAATGTAACAGTGAGTTGTCTGTACTCTCTGTGCTTTCCCCTTTACCCCAACTGACTTTTATGCTACAGTGAAATATCTCAGTGCCTATGAGCTGTTCATCTTGgtcataaggaaaaaaaaccctcctttttaaaacatcttgAGTGATCAAGTATTCAGCTTGCTTATGCCTTAACACGTGACATATTGATGTAAAAATGACAGACTTTCCCaaaattttaatgatttattatttatgataATGTACTGCTGCATGCCAGTCACTCAAATGAAGAGTTATATGGCCTTCAACATGAAAAAACACTGCCTACAGTCACCAAAAGTGTTTCAATAAATTATTACATGCACTAAATTTAGGTCTCAGAGTCTGCAAGTGGGGTAAAGTGGGGTAATTCATGTTGTTTgggttcatagaatcatagaatgccCTGATCTGGAGGAGACCCAGagggatcatcaaagtccagctcctggccctgcacagggcagccccaagaatcccaccatgtgcttGAGATTGTTGCCCAAACacttgagctctgtcagccttggtgctctgaccccttccctggggagcctggtcagtgcccagccaccctctgggggaagatcctttttctaatatccaacctaaacctgccctgacacaaattcaggccattccctcgagtcctgtccctggtccccacagagcagagctcagtgcctgcccctcctctacCCCTCCCGAGGGAGTTGTACCTGCAgcgaggtctcccctcagtctcctcttctccagatgaaCACACTGAGTgtcctcagccgctcctcacacagcttcccctcaaggcccttccccatcttcatggccctcctttggacccTCTCTAACACCTTAATGTCTTTCCTACcttgtggtgcccaaaacagCACACAGCACTGGAGGAGAGGCCCCACCcgtgcagagcagagcaggacaatcacctcctttTAATTGTGAAATCACTGAAGTACCATAGAAAAATATTGAGGGTGTCAGGAAGCCTTTCTCCATGTCCTCCACTTTTATACcccattttttttgtgtgataaCTGACGTTTCTGAGTGTCTTTGTTGGGATTCTTTCCTGTTTTACTGACCGCCCCTGTCAAGAAGAAACAGTATAGTAATAAAGGACAATACTTTTGTTGTCATGAGCAATTTCCCACCATATATGTTACAGAACTCTGGAAGTCAGATGTTTATTGCTTGCTGCTGCTTGTATCACTTCTCAGCTTGCCTGAATAACAGATCATGACAAAAATCTATCTATAATTAAGGAAAACCTTGAAGCTATACATTGCTTGAATTTAAAAGGAAGCAATGCCTTTATCACTGTCATGCATTGAATCAAAATCTATTTGGGAACAGCTCTGACTTGTTAAGTGGGTTTTAAAATCCAGATCGGAATTTTGAAGTTTATTTTGAAGTAATGTGAGGTTCTTTTCACAGGATACCATCACAATCCATATTATAGAGGATGGAATCAAGCTGTATAAAAGCAACAGACTTCTATTGTCCTACAGTAGCCTGGAGGGTCTTAATGACACGTAAATCCAGcattttacaattattttattattttttttcaaaccacttCACATGAAATTTGGGAGAAATGAGCTGTAATGTGATAGAGATGTGACTGATTAATCTTACATGTACAGCAAAAATTCCAGTACATTATTCTGTATAAGCTTTAATATTTCTTGGACTTTTGTGGACCTGTGTTGATAGGTGAGATGTGGCTCGTGTGCTGGCATGGTCCTCCTCATTGCAGCATCCAGGATCTTAATCAGCAAAGTGGTTAAGCCGGATATGATCCTGATTTCCATGGGAGTGAAATGTCTAAGCAGGCATTAGTCACAGCCTCCGTACCTGAGCGGGTACGTTTTCATTCAGCCGGGAAGCAGCAGAGTCTCCTGAGATCTGGTTTCCAGACAAAGGGAGTTCAGACAGAAATCGGAGCTTCGAGTCGCCTTTTGAACTCCGCCCGCCCTCGGGGTTCTCTTCCCCTGAATGAGCAACGGGAGCTGCATCTCACTTGTGCGGCTTAACAGCGGCTGCAGTTGGCTTTGAGTAGTGTGACTTCAAACAGGACATCGCTGGAGGACTTGAACAAACAAACTGGACTTCACGAAGCAATCAGATTTAACTATTCCTGCAGTGCACACTCCTGGAAGCTTGCTAACTCCTTCTGTAACAAAACAATTCTCATGctaactgaaaaaaagctgaaactaTCTTCAATTACATATTCTctattccttatttttattcataattatttttaaagttaagtGTTTCACTGCAAGAGCTACTATCGTATGGTAAAATGTCATTTCCATATAtaaattttctaaaaatctgaACTTCTACTCAAAGGTTTGGGAGTCCTAAGAGCAGCCTCTGCTGATGCATAAGGAAATTGTTTCTCTACTTTTTCCAGTGGAGGTAAGAGTTTTCATTGCACATCTAAGAAGAAATTCATATAGAAGAAGTTTGCAAGAACTGTTCGGTTGATGTTTTTATGGCACTTGGAAAAATATACGAGCCTTCACGGATTATAAATTTAAAGTGAAAGTAATTCAAGCAAATAAAGTGAAAGTAATTCAAGTAGATAAACTGATCAGCACTGAAAATATCAGATGCCACAAGCAATATTGCTAAAACGTCAATGGTCTTATGGTCCAACAGTAGTTTTATGGTATTCTACAAAATTTTCTGATGATGCTTCTTAAGACGTCTCTGTCCCTTTCCCCTCCACCGTAAGTGTTAACGCCGACGTGTATCTTGAATTGATCCCGTTTTTGTGACGGCGAAGAGATGCTCCGGGCCGTATCCCAGGCGAGTGCAGCCAGTCGGTGCAGGGGAAGCGACGATCCCTCTGCTCGGCACTGTCCGGACCACATGGAGGTTCCGTGTCCAGTTTTGACCTCTTCAATACAAGAAACACATCGACGAGCTGGAGCGGACCCAGCAGAGACCACCGGGCGCTGCGTGGTGCGAGAACAAGGGAGAAGCGGTGTCAGCAGGAGCCAGAGAGGTTCAGGCTGGGCACGGGGAGAGGCTCCGGGCGGCGCTGGCCCAGCCGGGCCGGACATGGCCCATCCCGGCGCTCCCAGGTCCCGCCGATCCCGGGTCgcccccgggccgggccagCGCCCCGACCCCGCCCCCCTTGCGTCATCACCGCCCGCAGCCAACCAGCTCTCGCGGCGCGAGCcgggccccgccccctcccgcgCGCTGTCTATAAAAGCAGCGGCTCGGCGGCGGGCGCGGGAGCGGCGTGTGAGGGAGCGGGACGGGACGGAGCGGACGGGGCGGCGGGACCCGCTCCTGCCACCGCCGCTCGGCCGCCGCCCCGCTCGCCAGCCGCGATGCTGCTCGTGACCGCCGGGCTCCTGCTCGCCGtagcggcggcgggcgggcgggggtcGCCGGCCGGCGAGCAGGAGAGCCCCCCCGGCAGCCGCTTCGTGTGCACGTCGCTGCCGCTGGACGCGGCGGGCGCGGGCTGCCCGCTGCCCCCCGTGCCCATGCAGGGCGGCGCGCTGCCCCCCGAGGAGGAGCTCAAAGCCACGGTGCTGCAGCTGCGGGAGACCGTCCTGCAGCAGAAGGAGACCATCGGGAGCCAGCGGGAGGCCATCCGGGAGCTCACCGGCAAGCTCAGCCGCTGCGAGGGCGCCGACGGCAAGTCCACGTGGAAGAACGAGGTGGGCAAGGGCAAGGACACGGTGGGCGACCTGCCGCGGGACCCGGCGCAGGTCATCGACCAGCTGAGCCGCACCATGCAGACCCTGAAGGACCGGCTGGAGAGCCTGGAGGTAGGGCCGGGCAAAGCCTCTTCACGTCTGGCGGTGGCTGCTTGTCATGTCCTTCTGGTTATTTATCTGCTCTCTGTAGTGGTAAAGAACCTGAAGGGCTCCTCTTGAACGTGCTCTCCCACTGCTTGGGGGGAGATTATGGTTTCCCTGCTTATCATAGCTTAGTTTCTGTATTAATATGTCTAAATCTCTCTTTCTGGGGCTGTGACTTCACTGGGGTTTGAGGTACAAAGCTGACGCCTTGGGCAGTAAGACCTCGGCATATGGTGCTGAACAGAGCAGTGGTGATGAGGAGATTGTGTTGGGCAGATTGTGCAGATAAGATGATGTATTTAGAGCTGACATAGAATAAAAAGAACTTGATTCTGTACACCTCTGGACAGAAAGAGGATTTAATCCAAGCCCACCGATAAGTGATTTCCATGAGCCTTTGGACAGCGACCACATTTTGAGTGGCATTCATAGAAATGTTTTATACAGATAATTCCCACGGGATTTGTGCCGgatgttgttttgcttttcacacCCTGAAAGCTACACTCGtgtcctcctgctgccctccaaATAGTCAGTGGTGATGTGCAGGTGGTAACTTCCTAAAGCCTGTTCTGTGAGGACTGGGCTGCTTTGCAAGTAGTTTTGAATGATCTGGTAGTATAACATCCTTTTGTTACTGTTGCTTTCTGAAGCATTCTTTTTAGGGTTGTAGAAGAAAAGCTCTGCTAGAATAACATGGTAGGTGGAACCATTGGTTTCTTCTTGTCCTTAAAGATACCAGTGTTATTTGAGAGAGCGTGAGGtaccttttttcagttttaatttaaatacttttgctGGTTAATACTTACAGTTGATCTAAAGAGCATCTGACTTCTTTGCTGTACAAACCAAACTGAGGAGACTTTGATTTAGTGAATTTGCTTTCAAAgtagattaattttttatttaaaaagaagtgaTAGATTTTCTCTTTACTTGTGTTGGCCATGTCACTTACAGTAAGTAAAGCAAAAATTGACTGATGTGCCACGTGTACACATAAAAATGGAAGTGCATCAGACCTGCTCCCTACATTGATTTTATTGAACTTAAATGTATGAAGGCTCTTTCATATGAAGCTCTGGAAGCCTCTAACAAAAGTGCCCTTTTGTTTCAGGACCTGTTTAGCTACAGGTGATAAAAGCACTGAACATGACAAGTGCTAAAAAGCAATGCCTCTTTTGTACTTGCTGGAGAGCTCCatgattttgctttcttccctttgAGTCGGGAGCATATCTGCATTTCACAGTTTCTCTGTCAGAaatgacaattatttttcttctcctttcccctaaAGCACCAACTCCGAGCCAACGTGTCCTATGCTGCACTGCCGAGTGACCTCCGGGAGATGCTCCAGCGGAGGCTTGGAGACCTGGAACGCCAACTGCTGAGCAAAGTGGCCGAGCTGGAGGATGAGAAGTCTTTGCTCCATAACGAGACATCAGCCCATCGGCAGAAGACAGAGTCAGCCCTGAATGCGCTGCTAGAAAGAGTGTCTGAATTAGAAAAAGGTAATCTGCCCAGAATTTAAACACTTCCCCCTGCtgattaattttgtttactCCCTTCTTCCAGTGCAGTAGACTGAATGTGGGCCTTGAGGGAAAGACATTAAGGTGCTGGACTGAATAGTGGGTGACAGTGCAAATACTtgcattctctttttcttttgtcgCAGGCTTCTTGCTTGACAGGCTGTTGCATGGCTTTGGCTTCCTGTCTCTTAATTTGGCATGTGTGGGTGGTTAAGATGAAACTCTTAGTGTTTGTGGGATGGAAAGATCTGTAGGGAGGCAAGTGGAAATAAGAAGTATGACATGACATGAGTGTAAATAGCTATGTAATGTCAAGCATCTAAATAGAGCTGCCTTTCTTTATTTGGACTGAAAATCGTATAGGCTCAATTTAATTAGCACAACTGCCTTTGATGTAATGAATGACATTTTATACCAGAATCgtttcctgctgcttttggaaGTATTGTTGGTGGTCTCCTTTAGTTGCTGGTTATGACTTCGGGTAACTGCAGATACTTGAATTGTGCCCTATCCTAAGCTTGCAGCCTTTGGAGTTTGCAGTAGATTACACACGGTCCACTGGGGGACACTCTCGTAATCCTACTCATTCACTCTGGTATTTGGGTTAATTATTACAGAGATCTCTATGCTTGAGTAGAGTCTGTTTATTTGAATCACAAATGCCTGTGGAAGGGAGCTAAAGCACAGAACTGTCTGTATTGGCTGTGTACACGAATAGAGTGGATTGTGCAGGATTAGAGTGCCAGTAAATATCCCTGCCCCATCCTTAAATGATTTTCCAAGGTGAATAGCTCTCTGCTTAAAAGCAGCCTAATGGACATGCTTTCAAAATGGTATAAACATACCTATgtcatgaatttaaaaatgcagcctAATGGAGCCATTTGTGTAATACTGTATCTAttcttgtttcatttaaaaagtgtgaaggaggggaaaagggaaggagcaAGAAGAGGTCTTCTACTGGCTCTGTCTTTTAGTATTTCCTGAGAGCCAAGATAAAGCATAACCTGCAACTAAGGTTATAGAGAATCAGTGGCCTGCTAATGTCTCATGTGTCAAGTAtattctctgtttctgaaagaTGTGTCTCATAGCAGCAAGTCatc from Chiroxiphia lanceolata isolate bChiLan1 chromosome 16, bChiLan1.pri, whole genome shotgun sequence carries:
- the NPTX2 gene encoding neuronal pentraxin-2, producing the protein MLLVTAGLLLAVAAAGGRGSPAGEQESPPGSRFVCTSLPLDAAGAGCPLPPVPMQGGALPPEEELKATVLQLRETVLQQKETIGSQREAIRELTGKLSRCEGADGKSTWKNEVGKGKDTVGDLPRDPAQVIDQLSRTMQTLKDRLESLEHQLRANVSYAALPSDLREMLQRRLGDLERQLLSKVAELEDEKSLLHNETSAHRQKTESALNALLERVSELEKGNSAFKSPDEFKVSLPLRTNYLYGKIKKTLPELYAFTVCLWLRSSASPGIGTPFSYAVPGQANEIVLIEWGNNPIELLINDKVAQLPLFISDGKWHHICITWTTRDGMWEAFQDGEKLGTGENLAPWHPIKPGGVLILGQEQDTVGGRFDATQAFVGEMSQFNIWDRVLKAEDIMNIANCSINMPGNIIPWVDNNVDVFGGATKWPVETCEERLLDL